Proteins from a genomic interval of Gopherus evgoodei ecotype Sinaloan lineage chromosome 7, rGopEvg1_v1.p, whole genome shotgun sequence:
- the LOC115655598 gene encoding cytochrome P450 2H2-like: MEPLGITTVFLVICVSCLLFLSAWRKMSGSGKLPPGPVAFPIIGNTLQLHAKNIPQHIEELSEKYGSIFTIYLGSERVVVLYGYEIMKESLIGLGEEFSGRGSMPLFEKMAQEPGIVFSNGERWKKLRRFALTNLRNFGMGKKSIEARIQEETHFLVERLKNTHGQPFDPTLFLTHAVSNVICSIIFGDRFDYEDKKFATLINIIEENGKLQRSPWTALYNFFPTLMVYIPGPHHKLFKNAQEFRRFVLERVNMHKESLDPSCPRDFIDAFFIKMEEERKNDQSDFNVGSLVRSTVELFVAGTGTASVTMKFGLLILLKYPEIEEKVHEEIDLVIGRSRSPCMADRSQMPYTDAVIHEIQRYISLVPLGLPHAMTRDVYLKQYLIPKGTTIFLALKSVLYDRREFPNPEQFNPGHFLDENGAFKKSDFFMPFSAGKQVCVGEGLARMVLFLVLTTILQNFTLKPVIDPKDIDITPESSFVSKAPKSF; encoded by the exons ATGGAACCTCTGGGAATAACAACTGTTTTCTTGGTTATTTGTGTTTCTTGCCTTCTTTTCCTTTCAGCATGGAGAAAGATGTCTGGAAGCGGGAAGCTGCCTCCTGGCCCTGTTGCTTTTCCCATCATAGGGAACACGCTGCAACTGCATGCGAAGAATATACCCCAACATATAGAAGAG CTCAGTGAAAAGTATGGCTCGATTTTCACAATATACTTAGGCTCAGAACGGGTTGTTGTGCTATATGGATATGAAATTATGAAGGAATCTCTGATTGGTCTCGGGGAGGAGTTCAGTGGAAGAGGAAGTATGCCATTATTTGAAAAAATGGCCCAGGAACCAG GTATTGTTTTCAGTAATGGGGAGCGGTGGAAGAAGCTCCGTCGATTTGCCCTCACTAATCTGAGAAATTTTGGGATGGGGAAGAAAAGCATTGAGGCGCGTATCCAGGAGGAAACCCATTTTTTGGTGGAAAGGCTCAAAAACACACACG GGCAACCCTTTGACCCCACCCTCTTCCTCACCCATGCCGTCTCCAATGTCATCTGCTCGATCATCTTTGGGGACCGGTTTGACTATGAAGATAAGAAGTTTGCGACTTTAATAAATATCATAGAGGAAAATGGCAAGCTCCAGCGCTCTCCCTGGACAGCG CTGTACAATTTTTTCCCGACTCTCATGGTTTATATACCTGGGCCTCACCACAAGCTATTTAAAAATGCTCAGGAGTTCAGAAGATTTGTTCTGGAGAGAGTGAATATGCACAAAGAGTCTCTGGATCCCAGCTGTCCTCGAGACTTTATCGATGCTTTCTTCATCAAAATGGAAGAG GAGCGAAAGAATGACCAGTCAGACTTTAATGTGGGAAGTTTGGTACGAAGCACAGTAGAGTTATTTGTTGCTGGAACGGGGACAGCCAGCGTCACCATGAAATTTGGGCTCCTGATTCTTCTGAAATACCCAGAAATAGAAG AGAAAGTTCATGAAGAGATTGACCTTGTGATTGGCCGAAGCCGAAGCCCCTGCATGGCGGATCGAAGCCAGATGCCCTACACAGATGCTGTGATACATGAAATCCAGAGATACATCAGTCTTGTCCCATTAGGTTTGCCACATGCCATGACTAGAGATGTTTATCTCAAACAGTATCTTATTCCCAA GGGCACCACGATATTCCTTGCACTGAAGTCAGTTCTATATGACAGAAGGGAATTCCCAAACCCAGAGCAATTTAACCCAGGACATTTCTTGGATGAAAATGGTGCCTTTAAGAAAAGTGACTTCTTCATGCCTTTTTCTGCAG GGAAGCAGGTTTGCGTAGGAGAGGGTCTGGCTCGGATGGTGCTATTTTTGGTACTGACAACGATTTTGCAGAACTTTACCTTGAAACCTGTCATTGATCCCAAAGACATTGATATAACTCCAGAGTCGAGTTTTGTGTCAAAGGCACCAAAATCATTCTAG